Within the Zea mays cultivar B73 chromosome 10, Zm-B73-REFERENCE-NAM-5.0, whole genome shotgun sequence genome, the region CCACGGCGTACGGCGTGAgcgcgctgctgctgctgctggccgCGCAGGCCGTGGCCATGGCCGCCACCCGCTGCTTCTGCTGCGGCCGCGGTCTCTCGCCGGGCCGCTGGCGGGCATGGTCCGGCACCTGCTTCATCATCTGCTGGTTGGTAACATGACATCATGCTCTCGACGTCGTTCTTCTCCCCTTCCAGTCTCTCCAGCTAGCGCCTAGCTCTCGTGAGTGATTTGGGCGCAGCGCAGCGCAGGGTGACGTTCGTGATCGCGGAGCTGTGCCTGCTGGCGGGGTCGGTCCGGAACGCCTACCACACCAAGTACGTCTCGCTGTTCAGCAACGCCCCGCCCCGGTGCGCCGTGCTGCGGAGGGGAGTCTTCGCCGCCGGCGCCGCCTTCGCCTTCCTCACCGCGCTCCTGGCCGAGCTGCACTACCTCTTCTACGCCagggcgcgcgccgccgccgccgtgcccccGCCCATCGTCGGCGGCATCGGCATGACCCGCATGTGATGTGACTCTGTATTTTGTGGCAGCTGCCCCGCCGGCGCTTGGCTGCGTGCTTTGTACCGTGTGTTCATGCCTTCCACGGGGCCTTTTTGGCGAACCTGCCGTGTGCTCTCTGTGCTTCTCCCAGTCCGATGGCGAACCTGCCGTGTGCTCTGCTCGCAGCAGGCAGGCAAGCAGACAGAAGCTGCCTGGCGCCTGTCTTGCTCCCAGCGAGCAGAAACGCGAGCGACCGCGTCTCCGGCCGAGCCCCGTCTCTCTAGCTCGGCCACCGGAGCAGCTGCTAGCGTATGTCTGCCGGAAGAAGGCGTGATCGATCGAC harbors:
- the LOC100286159 gene encoding fiber protein Fb34 isoform X2; the protein is MCWRLDRVVRAARAGQRDRRRLVRACLLRVQLRRVHGVRRERAAAAAGRAGRGHGRHPLLLLRPRSLAGPLAGMVRHLLHHLLRRVTFVIAELCLLAGSVRNAYHTKYVSLFSNAPPRCAVLRRGVFAAGAAFAFLTALLAELHYLFYARARAAAAVPPPIVGGIGMTRM
- the LOC100286159 gene encoding fiber protein Fb34 precursor (The RefSeq protein has 1 substitution compared to this genomic sequence) encodes the protein MASIIVIAVVLVLDVLAFVLAIGAERRRSYANVTAADSSGRAYCVYSSDASTAYGVSALLLLLAAQAVAMAATRCFCCGRGLSPGRWRAWSGTCFIICWVTFVIAELCLLAGSVRNAYHTKYVSLFSNAPPRCAVLRRGVFAAGAAFALLTALLAELHYLFYARARAAAAVPPPIVGGIGMTRM
- the LOC100286159 gene encoding fiber protein Fb34 isoform X1, yielding MASIIVIAVVLVLDVLAFVLAIGAERRRSYANVTAADSSGRAYCVYSSDASTAYGVSALLLLLAAQAVAMAATRCFCCGRGLSPGRWRAWSGTCFIICCAAQGDVRDRGAVPAGGVGPERLPHQVRLAVQQRPAPVRRAAEGSLRRRRRLRLPHRAPGRAALPLLRQGARRRRRAPAHRRRHRHDPHVM